From Prochlorococcus sp. MIT 1223, the proteins below share one genomic window:
- the murA gene encoding UDP-N-acetylglucosamine 1-carboxyvinyltransferase, giving the protein MFSVDAINKTSEQQYLAVKGSCQLSGHLKVSGAKNSALVLMAASLLTEEKVELKNIPSLTDIDFMSTILIKMGVEINRELHTLFINPKEFYDVTLPGELVHCLRASFFCIGPMLARLGKAKIPLPGGCQIGSRPVDEHIKGLKALGACIKTEKDMITANILDGNKRLKGANITLNYPSVGATETILMAATLAEGTTTIQNAAQEPEVKDLINMLNSMGALITGEGSPILKIEGVRKLNGCSHTAIPDRIEAGTFLIAAAITRSNLLVGPVIKEHLTSVLEKLKECGCEIIEEKENYLKIIPKEIKGVDITTSPFPGFPTDLQAPFMALMTTAKGKSTITETVFEKRMQHVKELQRMGANIQLNGSIALIEGSDQLKGTNLTGGDLRSCAAIALASLSSEGQSIIKGLHHLDRGYEKFEQKLNKAGANISRNQSRVNKNVQLKNELGMHHKLGIKQEAA; this is encoded by the coding sequence ATGTTTAGTGTGGATGCGATCAATAAAACAAGTGAACAGCAATATCTCGCAGTTAAAGGATCTTGTCAGCTTTCTGGACATTTAAAAGTAAGTGGAGCAAAAAACTCAGCTTTGGTTTTAATGGCTGCTTCACTTTTAACTGAAGAGAAGGTAGAGCTTAAAAACATTCCATCGCTTACAGATATAGATTTCATGTCAACTATCCTTATAAAAATGGGAGTAGAGATAAATAGAGAATTACACACTTTATTTATTAATCCTAAAGAATTTTATGATGTAACTCTTCCCGGTGAATTAGTTCATTGCTTAAGAGCTAGTTTTTTCTGCATAGGTCCAATGCTGGCAAGGCTAGGCAAAGCAAAAATTCCTTTACCAGGAGGCTGTCAAATAGGATCTCGACCAGTAGATGAACATATAAAAGGTCTTAAAGCATTGGGGGCTTGCATTAAGACTGAAAAGGATATGATCACAGCAAATATTTTAGATGGAAATAAAAGATTAAAAGGTGCAAATATCACTTTAAATTACCCAAGTGTTGGGGCAACTGAAACCATTTTAATGGCTGCAACTCTTGCGGAAGGTACTACAACTATCCAAAATGCTGCTCAAGAACCTGAAGTAAAAGATCTTATAAACATGCTTAACTCAATGGGAGCTTTAATCACTGGTGAAGGTAGTCCAATACTCAAAATTGAAGGAGTAAGAAAATTAAATGGGTGTAGTCACACTGCGATACCAGATCGTATAGAAGCAGGAACCTTTTTAATAGCTGCGGCTATAACTCGATCCAATCTTCTTGTCGGTCCCGTAATAAAGGAGCACCTCACGTCTGTCTTAGAGAAATTAAAAGAATGTGGTTGCGAAATAATAGAAGAAAAAGAGAATTATCTAAAAATCATTCCTAAAGAAATAAAAGGTGTTGATATAACTACCTCTCCTTTCCCTGGCTTCCCTACTGATTTACAAGCACCTTTCATGGCTTTAATGACAACTGCTAAAGGTAAAAGCACTATCACAGAAACTGTCTTTGAAAAAAGAATGCAACATGTAAAGGAACTACAGAGAATGGGTGCAAATATTCAATTAAACGGATCTATTGCCTTAATCGAAGGAAGTGATCAATTAAAAGGAACCAATCTAACTGGAGGAGACCTACGGTCTTGCGCAGCAATAGCTCTTGCAAGCCTTTCATCCGAAGGTCAAAGTATTATTAAGGGATTACATCATCTAGATAGAGGCTATGAAAAGTTTGAACAAAAATTAAATAAAGCTGGTGCAAATATCTCAAGGAATCAAAGCAGGGTCAACAAAAATGTTCAATTAAAGAATGAATTAGGAATGCACCATAAACTAGGCATCAAGCAAGAAGCGGCTTAA